The Micromonospora krabiensis genome window below encodes:
- the serC gene encoding phosphoserine transaminase has translation MADAPTIRIPDEIKPADGRFGCGPSKVRPAAVSALADVATSYLGTSHRQKTVRDQVARLRRGIAEFFDLPEGYEVVLGNGGTTAFWEVATFGLIRDRAQFASFGEFGAKFAKSVKDAPFLGEPTIRKSEAGSAPTLVAEAGVDVYATPHNETSTGVAVPISRVAGADEGSLLLVDATSGAGGLDVNVGETDVYYFAPQKCFGSDGGLWLALMSPAALERATEIKASGRYIPAFLDLVTAIDNSRLEQTYNTPALATIFLAAEQTDWMNAQGGLAWAAKRTAESAAIVYGWAERSAVATPYVADPALRSNVVATIDFADGVDASAIAKALRANGIVDTEPYRKLGRNQLRVALFPAVEPSDVEALTASIDYVVERL, from the coding sequence GTGGCTGACGCACCGACCATCCGGATTCCCGACGAGATCAAGCCCGCCGACGGACGGTTCGGCTGCGGGCCGTCCAAGGTCCGTCCGGCGGCCGTGTCCGCCCTCGCCGACGTGGCGACCAGCTACCTGGGCACCTCCCACCGGCAGAAGACGGTCCGCGACCAGGTCGCCCGCCTGCGGCGCGGCATCGCCGAGTTCTTCGACCTGCCCGAGGGCTACGAGGTGGTGCTCGGCAACGGCGGCACCACCGCCTTCTGGGAGGTCGCGACGTTCGGCCTGATCCGCGACCGGGCCCAGTTCGCGAGCTTCGGCGAGTTCGGCGCGAAGTTCGCCAAGTCCGTCAAGGACGCGCCGTTCCTCGGCGAGCCGACGATCCGCAAGTCGGAGGCCGGCAGCGCCCCGACGCTGGTCGCCGAGGCCGGGGTGGACGTCTACGCCACCCCGCACAACGAGACCTCCACCGGCGTGGCCGTGCCGATCTCCCGGGTGGCGGGCGCCGACGAGGGTTCGCTGCTGCTGGTCGACGCGACCTCCGGTGCCGGCGGGCTGGACGTCAACGTCGGCGAGACCGACGTCTACTACTTCGCCCCGCAGAAGTGCTTCGGCTCCGACGGCGGCCTCTGGCTGGCCCTGATGTCGCCGGCGGCGCTGGAGCGGGCCACCGAGATCAAGGCGTCCGGCCGCTACATCCCGGCCTTCCTCGACCTGGTCACCGCGATCGACAACTCGCGGCTGGAGCAGACCTACAACACCCCGGCGCTGGCGACCATCTTCCTGGCCGCCGAACAGACCGACTGGATGAACGCGCAGGGCGGGCTGGCCTGGGCGGCCAAGCGGACGGCCGAGAGCGCCGCGATCGTGTACGGCTGGGCGGAGCGCTCAGCGGTCGCCACCCCGTACGTCGCCGACCCGGCGCTGCGGTCCAACGTGGTCGCCACCATCGACTTCGCCGACGGGGTGGACGCCTCCGCGATCGCCAAGGCGCTGCGCGCCAACGGCATCGTCGACACGGAGCCCTACCGGAAGCTCGGTCGCAACCAGCTGCGGGTCGCGCTCTTCCCGGCCGTCGAGCCGTCTGACGTGGAGGCGCTGACCGCGTCCATCGACTACGTCGTCGAGCGGCTCTAG
- the sepH gene encoding septation protein SepH encodes MRPVRFVALSEDGQALVLADEVGRLLALPIDERIATALHAEPGAPPLTVAPTTADPAPSLSPRDIQARIRSGESAEDVARIAGVPVDRVLRYAGPVLQERAMLAQHARRTRLKGAEKPTPLAEVVNGRLAQHGIDTEKISWDAYRRDDGTWRIIATWPSGKATAQAIWDLDKTRQSVAPHDDMAQYLCAERPTPILGQEPAPERGGHALPGPSRGEPSRGGHGLPGPAEHRPGRDPIRAGRDALLASLDRPLGSTSGRGLEPRTPAALAGSDAPRQRPVGGGAAALLGGGPGSAFDDDSDAPKEVPAVPSLAVLRPRRTGAAAAAAGGESTDAAGKPRKRLPSWDDVLFGSGPAARESS; translated from the coding sequence ATGCGCCCAGTACGCTTCGTCGCCCTCTCCGAGGACGGCCAGGCCCTGGTGCTCGCCGACGAGGTGGGGCGACTGCTCGCCCTGCCGATCGACGAGCGCATCGCCACCGCGCTGCACGCCGAGCCGGGCGCCCCGCCGCTCACGGTCGCACCGACCACCGCCGACCCCGCTCCCTCACTGTCCCCACGGGACATCCAGGCCCGGATCCGCTCGGGTGAGTCCGCCGAGGACGTGGCCCGCATCGCCGGGGTCCCGGTCGACCGGGTGCTGCGCTACGCCGGCCCGGTGCTCCAGGAGCGGGCGATGCTCGCCCAGCACGCCCGCCGCACCCGACTCAAGGGCGCGGAGAAGCCGACCCCGCTCGCCGAGGTGGTCAACGGCCGGCTGGCCCAGCACGGCATCGACACCGAGAAGATCTCGTGGGACGCCTACCGACGCGACGACGGCACCTGGCGGATCATCGCCACCTGGCCGTCCGGCAAGGCCACCGCGCAGGCGATCTGGGATCTCGACAAGACCCGTCAGTCGGTCGCCCCGCACGACGACATGGCGCAGTACCTGTGCGCCGAGCGGCCCACACCGATCCTCGGCCAGGAGCCGGCTCCGGAGCGGGGCGGGCACGCGCTGCCCGGCCCGTCGCGCGGCGAGCCGAGCCGGGGCGGGCACGGGCTGCCCGGTCCCGCCGAGCATCGACCCGGTCGTGACCCGATCCGTGCCGGGCGGGACGCCCTGCTCGCGTCCCTCGACCGGCCGCTCGGCAGCACCTCGGGTCGGGGTCTCGAGCCGCGCACTCCGGCCGCGCTGGCCGGGTCCGACGCGCCCCGGCAGCGGCCGGTTGGTGGCGGCGCCGCGGCGCTGCTCGGCGGCGGCCCCGGGTCCGCGTTCGACGACGACTCCGACGCGCCGAAGGAGGTGCCGGCCGTGCCGTCGCTGGCGGTGCTCCGGCCGCGCCGCACCGGTGCGGCGGCCGCCGCTGCCGGCGGGGAGTCCACGGACGCCGCCGGCAAGCCCCGCAAGCGGCTGCCGAGCTGGGACGACGTGCTCTTCGGCAGTGGTCCGGCGGCCCGCGAGTCCTCCTGA
- the thpR gene encoding RNA 2',3'-cyclic phosphodiesterase yields MRLFAAVYPPADAVADLTAQIDRLRVGAASRAGTNVRLADPEHLHLTLAFLGEVEEAKLVEVESALGLAAQWFREGRPASPRLRLGGGGRFGRGRFTVLWVDVRGEADALSVLARLIRSRLRANRLPHDDKPFRAHLTVARPGDRVDRADVEADRTTLDGYEGPEWPATELLLMRSHLGPRPRYDRLAAWPI; encoded by the coding sequence TTGAGGCTCTTCGCGGCGGTCTACCCACCGGCCGACGCCGTCGCCGACCTGACCGCCCAGATCGACCGGCTCCGCGTCGGCGCCGCGTCCCGCGCGGGCACCAACGTCCGGCTCGCCGACCCCGAACACCTGCACCTCACCCTCGCCTTCCTCGGCGAGGTCGAGGAGGCGAAGCTGGTCGAGGTGGAGAGCGCGCTCGGGCTCGCCGCCCAGTGGTTCCGTGAGGGCCGCCCCGCCTCGCCCCGGCTGCGCCTGGGCGGCGGCGGTCGGTTCGGTCGCGGTCGGTTCACGGTGCTCTGGGTGGACGTACGCGGTGAGGCCGACGCGCTGAGCGTCCTCGCCCGGCTGATCCGCTCCCGCCTGCGGGCCAATCGGCTACCGCACGACGACAAGCCCTTCCGCGCGCACCTGACCGTGGCCCGCCCCGGCGACCGCGTGGACCGGGCCGACGTCGAGGCCGACCGCACCACCCTGGACGGCTACGAAGGGCCGGAATGGCCGGCGACCGAACTGCTGCTCATGCGCAGCCACCTCGGCCCCCGGCCCCGCTACGACCGGCTCGCCGCCTGGCCGATCTGA
- a CDS encoding MFS transporter, translated as MQAKLSTMFQSLQVRNYRLFASGQLIKLVGVWMMFIAQDWLVLELSDNSATALGVVTALQFTPVLLLTLLSGRLADRYDKRVLLFVANTFWTVLALGMSMLVLTDLVQLWHVFAFAALLGVANAVETPVRQAFVSELVGVSLLPNALSLNAAVFNSARIVGPAVAGLAIAAFDVGPVFLFTALSSIAPLVNVVRMRTSELHRAALPPRDERDSARVIDGLRYVWRRSDLLLPMVVMSVIGMSLFNFQLTLAALAKTVFNTGAASFGLFSTALACGALVGALSGTGRRSRPSVWLVLGAAVGCASFGTLVGLAPTYWAVVALLVPTGFFMVFFAQAANQRVQLGVDAAFRGRVMALWVLVFLGTNPVGAPLIGWVAEHFGAGASIWIGGLISLATALLALTWQLRRAGARLRFRVLPMPRFYVTSTE; from the coding sequence GTGCAGGCGAAGCTGAGCACGATGTTCCAGTCCCTACAGGTCCGCAACTACCGCCTCTTCGCGTCCGGGCAACTGATCAAGCTGGTCGGTGTCTGGATGATGTTCATCGCCCAGGACTGGCTCGTCCTCGAGCTCTCAGACAACTCGGCCACCGCACTCGGCGTGGTCACCGCGCTCCAGTTCACGCCGGTGCTGTTGCTCACCCTGCTCTCCGGCCGACTCGCCGACCGGTACGACAAGCGGGTGCTGCTCTTCGTCGCCAACACCTTCTGGACGGTGCTGGCGCTCGGCATGAGCATGCTGGTCCTCACCGACCTGGTGCAGCTCTGGCACGTGTTCGCGTTCGCCGCGCTGCTCGGCGTCGCCAACGCCGTGGAGACCCCCGTCCGGCAGGCGTTCGTCTCCGAGCTGGTGGGCGTGTCCCTGCTGCCGAACGCCCTCTCGCTCAACGCGGCCGTGTTCAACTCCGCGCGGATCGTCGGCCCGGCCGTCGCCGGCCTCGCCATCGCCGCCTTCGACGTCGGCCCGGTCTTCCTCTTCACCGCGCTCAGCTCGATCGCCCCGCTGGTCAACGTCGTCCGGATGCGGACGTCCGAGCTGCACCGGGCCGCCCTGCCGCCCCGTGACGAGCGCGACTCGGCCCGGGTGATCGACGGACTGCGGTACGTCTGGCGCCGATCCGACCTGCTGCTGCCGATGGTCGTCATGTCCGTCATCGGCATGTCGCTGTTCAACTTCCAGCTCACCCTGGCGGCGCTGGCCAAGACCGTGTTCAACACCGGGGCCGCCTCGTTCGGCCTGTTCAGCACCGCGCTCGCCTGCGGTGCGCTGGTGGGCGCGCTGAGCGGCACGGGGCGCCGCAGCCGCCCGTCCGTGTGGCTGGTGCTGGGCGCCGCCGTCGGGTGCGCAAGCTTCGGCACCCTGGTCGGTCTCGCCCCGACGTACTGGGCGGTGGTCGCGCTGCTCGTGCCGACCGGCTTCTTCATGGTCTTCTTCGCCCAGGCCGCCAACCAGCGCGTCCAACTCGGCGTGGACGCGGCCTTCCGGGGACGGGTGATGGCCCTGTGGGTGCTGGTGTTCCTGGGCACCAACCCGGTCGGCGCGCCGCTGATCGGCTGGGTGGCGGAGCACTTCGGCGCCGGCGCCAGCATCTGGATCGGCGGCCTGATCTCGCTGGCCACCGCCCTGCTCGCGCTGACCTGGCAGCTGCGCCGCGCCGGGGCCCGGCTCCGGTTCCGGGTGCTGCCGATGCCCCGCTTCTACGTGACCTCGACGGAATGA
- a CDS encoding MarR family winged helix-turn-helix transcriptional regulator — MTERTVTAKRVPPAQLAPQLRDAITRLNRRVRQARPMGDLTVTQLSALTSLKLAGALTPRELADVERVQPPTMTKIVAKLEDRGLVQRTPHPTDGRQVILAPTEGGRAVLDQFERARNEWLASRLAELPEADRETLRRAAEILQQLARA, encoded by the coding sequence GTGACGGAGCGGACGGTGACGGCGAAACGCGTGCCACCGGCGCAGCTGGCACCCCAGCTGCGTGATGCGATCACCCGGCTCAACCGGCGGGTCCGACAGGCCCGGCCGATGGGCGACCTGACGGTCACCCAGCTCTCGGCGCTGACCAGCCTCAAGCTGGCCGGCGCGCTGACACCACGGGAGCTGGCCGACGTCGAACGGGTCCAACCGCCGACGATGACCAAGATCGTCGCGAAGTTGGAGGACCGTGGCCTCGTGCAGCGGACCCCCCACCCGACCGACGGCCGACAGGTCATCCTCGCGCCGACCGAGGGGGGACGGGCGGTGCTCGACCAGTTCGAGCGCGCCCGCAACGAGTGGCTGGCCTCCCGGCTGGCCGAGCTCCCCGAGGCGGACCGGGAGACCCTGCGGAGGGCCGCGGAGATCCTCCAGCAGTTGGCTCGCGCCTGA
- a CDS encoding NCS2 family permease, whose amino-acid sequence MAVAPPENGTPPDPAHPRNGFDRFFEISARGSTLSREVRGGLATFFTMAYIVVLNPLILGSAVDGDGKTLPIPAIAAATALVAGVVTILMGVVGRFPLALAAGLGVNALVAYEIAPEMTWADAMGLVVIEGVIIAVLVLTGLRTAVFRSVPTQLKTAIGVGIGLFLTIIGLVDAGFVRRIPDVANTTVPVGLGIGGRLSSWPLLVFVVGLLVTLVLVVRRVRGAILIGILGSTVLAIIVEAIANVGPSVVNGQPNPKGWSLNVPELPKTVVDVPDLSLLGNFNVLDSWSRAGWLVVLMFVFTLLITDFFDTMGTMVAVGQEGGMLDERGTPPRAKEILLVDSIAAAAGGAASTSSNTSYIESAAGVAEGARTGVANLVTGALFLLAMFLAPLVVVVPFEAASTALVVVGFLMMTAVRTIDWADYEIAIPAFLTIVLMPFTYSISNGIGAGVITFVLMKVARGKAREVHPLLYGVAALFVVYFLRGPIESVVL is encoded by the coding sequence ATGGCAGTAGCGCCGCCGGAGAACGGCACACCCCCCGACCCCGCCCACCCCCGCAACGGATTCGACCGGTTCTTCGAGATCTCCGCCCGTGGTTCGACGTTGAGCCGCGAGGTGCGTGGTGGCCTGGCCACCTTCTTCACGATGGCGTACATCGTGGTGCTGAACCCGCTCATCCTCGGCAGCGCCGTCGACGGTGACGGCAAGACCCTCCCGATCCCGGCGATCGCCGCGGCGACCGCCCTGGTCGCCGGTGTGGTGACCATCCTGATGGGTGTGGTCGGCCGGTTCCCGCTGGCGCTGGCCGCCGGCCTCGGCGTGAACGCGCTGGTGGCGTACGAGATCGCCCCGGAGATGACCTGGGCGGACGCCATGGGTCTCGTGGTGATCGAGGGCGTGATCATCGCGGTGCTGGTGCTGACCGGTCTGCGTACGGCGGTGTTCCGCTCGGTGCCCACCCAGCTGAAGACGGCGATCGGCGTCGGCATCGGCCTCTTTCTGACGATCATCGGCCTGGTCGACGCCGGGTTCGTCCGGCGCATCCCCGACGTGGCTAACACGACCGTGCCGGTCGGGCTGGGCATCGGCGGGCGGCTGTCCAGTTGGCCGCTGCTGGTGTTCGTGGTGGGGCTGCTGGTGACCCTGGTGCTCGTCGTACGCCGGGTCCGGGGCGCGATCCTGATCGGCATCCTCGGGTCGACCGTGCTGGCGATCATCGTGGAGGCGATCGCCAACGTCGGCCCGTCCGTGGTCAACGGGCAGCCCAACCCCAAGGGCTGGTCGCTGAACGTGCCGGAGTTGCCGAAGACCGTGGTGGACGTGCCGGACCTGTCGCTGCTCGGCAACTTCAACGTGCTCGACTCGTGGAGCCGGGCCGGCTGGCTGGTCGTCCTGATGTTCGTGTTCACGCTGCTCATCACGGACTTCTTCGACACGATGGGGACCATGGTCGCGGTCGGCCAGGAGGGCGGCATGCTCGACGAGCGGGGCACCCCGCCGCGGGCGAAGGAGATCCTGCTGGTCGACTCGATCGCCGCGGCGGCCGGTGGCGCGGCGAGCACGTCGAGCAACACGTCGTACATCGAGAGCGCCGCCGGTGTCGCGGAGGGCGCCCGGACCGGTGTGGCCAACCTGGTCACCGGCGCCCTGTTCCTGCTGGCGATGTTCCTGGCCCCGCTGGTCGTGGTGGTGCCGTTCGAGGCGGCGTCGACGGCGCTGGTGGTGGTCGGCTTCCTGATGATGACCGCGGTGCGGACGATCGACTGGGCGGACTACGAGATCGCCATTCCGGCGTTCCTCACGATCGTTCTGATGCCGTTCACCTACTCGATCTCGAACGGAATCGGGGCGGGGGTCATCACGTTCGTGCTGATGAAGGTGGCCCGGGGCAAGGCCCGGGAGGTCCACCCCCTGCTGTACGGGGTGGCCGCGCTCTTCGTCGTGTACTTCCTGCGCGGGCCGATCGAGTCCGTGGTGCTGTGA
- a CDS encoding DUF2530 domain-containing protein: protein MPKEQPRPEPLDPPMVPFALAGMAAWAVVGLVLLVFFRDWLTEHDHRNWLWICLAGFLWGFPGLAVMMRHDANRRRRRAAASR from the coding sequence GTGCCGAAGGAGCAGCCGCGGCCCGAGCCGCTCGACCCGCCCATGGTGCCGTTCGCGCTCGCCGGAATGGCGGCCTGGGCGGTCGTCGGGCTGGTGCTGCTCGTCTTCTTCCGCGACTGGTTGACCGAGCACGATCACCGCAACTGGCTGTGGATCTGCCTCGCCGGGTTCCTCTGGGGATTCCCGGGCCTCGCCGTGATGATGCGACACGACGCCAACCGTCGCCGCCGCCGCGCGGCCGCCAGCCGCTGA
- a CDS encoding DUF3027 domain-containing protein, translating to MGNNGPVTRPASARAARLDQILAAAVDVARAGITEVDPDDVGEHLQAVAEGERLVTHYFECKLAGYRGWRWGVTVTRVPRSRTATICETVLLPGTDALLAPGWLPWQERLKPGDLGPGDLLPTPADDERLAPGYLLSDDPAVEETAWELGLGRARVLSREGRSEAAQRWYDGDHGPSAPISTAAPAAARCGTCGFYLPLAGSLRQAFGACGNFYAPDDGRVVSVDHGCGAHSETLIEAPDTSVEEMPTVYDDSAVEAVSVSRAPGSVEAAEPAEPYGHP from the coding sequence ATGGGGAACAATGGTCCGGTGACCAGGCCCGCCTCCGCCCGTGCCGCCCGCCTCGACCAGATCCTCGCCGCCGCCGTCGACGTGGCGCGTGCCGGCATCACCGAGGTGGATCCCGACGACGTCGGCGAGCACCTGCAGGCCGTCGCCGAGGGCGAACGCCTCGTCACGCACTACTTCGAGTGCAAGCTCGCCGGCTACCGGGGCTGGCGCTGGGGGGTCACGGTGACCCGGGTGCCCCGCAGCCGCACCGCGACCATCTGCGAGACGGTCCTGCTGCCCGGCACCGACGCGCTGCTCGCCCCGGGCTGGCTGCCCTGGCAGGAGCGGCTCAAGCCGGGCGACCTGGGCCCCGGCGACCTGCTGCCCACCCCGGCGGACGACGAGCGGCTCGCCCCGGGCTACCTGCTCTCCGACGACCCGGCGGTCGAGGAGACGGCGTGGGAACTGGGCCTGGGCCGGGCTCGGGTGCTCTCCCGCGAGGGTCGCTCCGAGGCGGCCCAGCGGTGGTACGACGGTGACCACGGCCCGTCCGCCCCGATCTCCACGGCGGCCCCGGCGGCGGCCCGCTGCGGCACCTGCGGCTTCTACCTGCCCCTGGCCGGCTCGCTGCGGCAGGCCTTCGGCGCGTGCGGCAACTTCTACGCCCCCGACGACGGCCGCGTGGTGAGCGTCGACCACGGCTGCGGCGCGCACTCCGAGACCCTCATCGAGGCGCCCGACACCTCGGTCGAGGAGATGCCCACGGTCTACGACGACAGCGCCGTGGAGGCCGTCTCGGTCAGCCGGGCGCCCGGGTCGGTGGAGGCGGCGGAGCCCGCGGAGCCGTACGGCCACCCCTGA
- a CDS encoding MFS transporter, giving the protein MPQSSRAGRSALGRTVGTGIRAVRLLFRGSVGSGRWVTRKAGRARARGAGGEVGMVRLFDLHALSCAGDTLIAIGLAGTIFFNVPLGEARSKVALYLLVTMVPFAMLAPVVGPLLDHFRHGRRYALAATMLGRAFLAWLISDHIHGFGLYPAAFGVLALSRAYGVARSAAVPRLLPEGLGLSQVGARASVYGTVAGALVAPIGLAAFWFGPQWPLRVASVIFLVGMVISLRLPPRADSEPPERVPRPLRALGRRSGDRPLGRGRPAGRLVIATLIGSATLRAVYGFLLLFLAFAIKKGDLTTVVFGRELSDEAALGLVGAALAVGTFLATAVGTRLQIHRPTAIQSSSMIIVAGVAVLAVLKFSLPMVALFCLVTALLSGIAKLAVDASIQERIPERLRASSFAHSETVLMLAFVAGGGLGLVPFPGRVGIAVAAGVGVLAAVRGVLVAARLRGERLAGRPLGDDELTETGDDPTPTSPAPGRFGDPTPTSPAPAANGAAGHDPDLAPPGYHIYRPSSAVGGGSDDDARQEPRGPRP; this is encoded by the coding sequence ATGCCGCAGTCCTCCCGCGCCGGGCGGTCCGCCCTCGGGCGTACCGTCGGCACCGGCATCCGTGCCGTTCGCCTGCTGTTCCGCGGTTCGGTGGGCAGTGGACGCTGGGTGACGCGCAAGGCCGGACGGGCCCGGGCCCGCGGTGCCGGCGGCGAGGTCGGCATGGTCCGCCTCTTCGACCTGCACGCGCTCTCCTGCGCCGGTGACACCCTGATCGCCATCGGTCTGGCCGGCACGATCTTCTTCAACGTGCCGCTGGGCGAGGCGCGCAGCAAGGTCGCGCTCTACCTGCTGGTGACCATGGTCCCGTTCGCCATGCTCGCCCCGGTGGTCGGGCCGCTGCTCGACCACTTCCGGCACGGCCGCCGCTACGCGCTCGCCGCCACCATGCTGGGCCGCGCGTTCCTGGCCTGGCTCATCTCCGACCACATCCACGGCTTCGGGCTCTATCCGGCGGCGTTCGGGGTGCTGGCGCTCTCCCGCGCGTACGGGGTGGCCCGCTCGGCCGCCGTGCCGCGCCTGCTGCCGGAAGGGCTGGGCCTGTCCCAGGTGGGTGCCCGCGCCAGCGTCTACGGCACGGTCGCGGGCGCACTGGTCGCCCCGATCGGCCTGGCCGCGTTCTGGTTCGGGCCGCAGTGGCCGCTCCGGGTCGCCTCGGTGATCTTCCTGGTCGGCATGGTGATCTCACTGCGGCTGCCGCCGAGGGCGGACTCGGAGCCACCGGAGCGGGTGCCGCGACCGCTGCGGGCACTGGGTCGGCGCTCCGGCGACCGACCGCTGGGCCGGGGCCGGCCCGCGGGTCGGCTGGTGATCGCCACGCTGATCGGCTCGGCCACCCTCCGCGCGGTCTACGGCTTCCTGCTGCTCTTCCTCGCCTTCGCGATCAAGAAGGGCGACCTGACCACCGTCGTGTTCGGCCGGGAGTTGAGTGACGAGGCCGCGCTGGGCCTGGTGGGCGCCGCCCTCGCGGTGGGCACCTTCCTGGCCACGGCCGTCGGCACCCGCCTGCAGATCCATCGACCCACCGCCATCCAGTCCAGCAGCATGATCATCGTGGCGGGCGTCGCGGTACTCGCCGTGCTCAAGTTCTCGCTGCCCATGGTGGCCCTGTTCTGCCTGGTCACGGCCCTGCTCAGCGGCATCGCCAAGCTCGCCGTGGACGCGTCGATCCAGGAACGCATCCCGGAGCGGCTGCGGGCCAGTTCGTTCGCCCACTCGGAGACCGTGCTGATGCTCGCCTTCGTGGCCGGCGGCGGGCTGGGGCTGGTCCCCTTCCCCGGTCGCGTCGGCATCGCGGTCGCCGCCGGCGTGGGTGTGCTCGCCGCCGTCCGGGGCGTGCTGGTCGCCGCGCGCCTGCGCGGCGAGCGCCTGGCCGGTCGCCCGCTCGGTGACGACGAGTTGACCGAGACGGGCGACGACCCGACGCCCACGTCGCCCGCGCCGGGCCGGTTCGGTGACCCGACCCCGACCTCCCCCGCCCCGGCGGCCAACGGCGCGGCCGGCCACGACCCCGATCTCGCCCCGCCCGGCTACCACATCTACCGCCCGTCCTCGGCGGTCGGCGGCGGCAGCGACGACGATGCCCGCCAGGAACCACGCGGACCACGCCCGTGA
- a CDS encoding futalosine hydrolase, translated as MTGLLVVTAVPAEADAVRAGVADPTVTVAPVGVGPAVAGAATARLLALAEAAGRPYRAVVSAGVAGGFTDHVAVGGTVLGTASIAADLGAESPEGFIPIDDLGMPPALLGTGSTVTADPELLAALRATLPTATVGPVLTVTTVTGTAASTEALRRRHPEAVAEAMEGYGVAVAAAQAGLPFAELRTISNPVGPRDRDAWRLREALAALTEAAPALR; from the coding sequence GTGACGGGACTGCTCGTGGTGACCGCGGTGCCCGCCGAGGCGGACGCGGTCCGGGCCGGCGTCGCCGATCCCACGGTCACCGTGGCACCGGTGGGGGTGGGCCCAGCCGTCGCCGGTGCGGCGACCGCCCGGCTGCTGGCCCTGGCCGAGGCGGCCGGCCGCCCGTACCGCGCGGTGGTCAGCGCCGGCGTCGCCGGCGGCTTCACCGACCACGTCGCGGTCGGCGGCACCGTGCTGGGCACCGCGAGCATCGCCGCCGACCTGGGCGCCGAGTCCCCGGAGGGCTTCATCCCGATCGACGACCTCGGCATGCCACCCGCGCTGCTGGGCACCGGCAGCACGGTCACCGCCGACCCGGAGCTGCTGGCCGCGCTGCGCGCCACGCTGCCGACCGCCACCGTCGGGCCGGTGCTGACGGTCACCACCGTGACCGGCACCGCCGCCAGCACGGAGGCGTTGCGCCGCCGTCACCCCGAGGCCGTGGCCGAGGCCATGGAGGGGTACGGCGTGGCCGTCGCCGCCGCCCAGGCCGGTCTGCCCTTCGCCGAGCTGCGCACCATCTCCAACCCCGTCGGCCCGCGCGACCGCGACGCCTGGCGGCTCCGCGAGGCGCTGGCCGCCCTGACCGAGGCCGCCCCCGCCCTGCGCTGA